GTTCTGAATCAAGGCTTGTCGTGCAATCACATTATACTTTGTAGAAGACTGCAAGGATCTGTTTTCTGGTCTCTGCTAGGCTTGCTTCTCACTTTATGATTCCCGGACTCATCAATCTGACTTGTTTTATTGTGGCCGCTCATGTATGTGTGCTAGGAACAGCACCAGTGTGAAAGGATGCTAATCCAGTAACCCCAGAAAACCTGCAACTTTAAGTCTTCCCCAGAAATTGGAAAATTTCCCTAGaaattccatttccttttcaggctctttgcctttttctttcatctctgaaaCATACACCAATCCTCCTTTATCACCGCTCTCCACCCTGTGATACCAATGTAAACAAAACCCAGTGATAGAATAATCAAGTTTTGCCAGTGAAAAAAAGCACCATACTGTTAACTCTTTGTTCCTTTTAGTACAGTTACAGCAGCATTTAGAGACCAAAGCCTCAGGCATACTATTGCTTAAAACCTTGCTCCCAGGTCCTCCCTGTTAATGTACTCTGCAATGCTTTGGATCCTGGTATTAAAACGGAAGAGACATTGAACATACTATGTGATCACAGGAATGCGGATAGTAGTTTCTGTGAATTTCTAGCTACATAAATTTGTGTGCAACAGACCTACTTTGTGCCTGGTAACATTTACAATGCAGATTTAGTTCTCCTGTGAGGCTGATGAGTCATTCACTATTCACTGGCATTGAACAGTTTTGCCATAGCCACCTCTTCCAGCATCATAGTCTTGCCGATATTCATCTCGAACcttacaaaggaggaaaaaagggaagtccagtaaagacaaagaaaaacaatttctcaaaAACTATTACACCATCAGAATATAGGCAAACTGAGTTCACAAGATGTAAGTGGCCACAAGGAGCCGACtgacaaaacaaaaaggcaaagggCATCATGCAGAAACCCAGTACACAGcataaaataactttctttttaataatgtcCAGGGGGACTCTTTAACCAAGACAGCCAAAGTGAGGATGGTTAGCCTCGTGCTTCAGCAGTAAAAGCACCTGCTACCTACTCAACTTTAGGTAAGCTAAGTGCTGTCCTTTGTGTTCTTGACAGCCTTACGTTTCCTGGGCTTATTTATAAGCATTATCTCCCCAAGCAGCCAAGAAGTTTCTGAAAGTACTTTCagtgaaatatatgaaaaagttatttattcTTAGTGGATAACATCATCACTGATGTCTCACAGACTAACGTACAATGCTATCTTAAAACAATAATTTGTAAGTTGTAATTTCTGAGTGTGTTCATTCAAAAAGCAGTAATTTGGCAAAGTCACCAGTGCCTTAAAAACTAGACTGTACAACAACGTACCTGGCCTCCTGATCTTCCACGACCATACTGCCTACCCTCCTTAAATCCTGCATCCCAGTCTGTCCTTATGATCCTATCATCAAGTCTGGTTCCATTGATGTATCGCATTGCATTTTCAGCATCTCCTCTTGCATAATACCTTAGGAatagattaatgaaaaaaaacgGGCTTCTATTTTcaacagatggaaaaaagaacaatatcaAATGGAATACAAACCCAAGTATTTGCTTGAATCAGGTTCCTGCTCGGTTACGTTTAAAAACTACTGCTTTTATGAAGCTATGTGGGCTGAGAAAACTGCTAGTGAAACAGAACAACGTGCAGGAATTCAAGCATGTTAAAAACACATATATTGGGTCAAGTTCTTTAACGACACTCAGCCTTAAAAGCATAAAGCTCTACTATTAAAGAAAGAACGAGAAGCCCCATGCATGCTCCGTTCATGCTGCAAACCTTCACCATTTCGGTGAGTTTGTTGGAACCAGTAACAGAATGATCTTCAAAGGGACTTGCATGTAATGAGTCAACACGTGACAGGGATGCAAAATACCAACAGAAACTTTACGCGTATGCTTGTATGAaaagaaacacttctttactCGGCCGCTGAGAATGTGCTTTTACTGCAGAAGCCAACTATCTAAAAAGTGTCTGGCTTAAAGTATCAGAGTGAAAGCAACCTAATAACCCCCACTCGACGTGCAGTGTAAGTTTGCCCTCTCTCGCCCAGGACTCCCACAGATACTTTAGCAACCAAATAATTTTATCCTCGGATCATTTTCCCGTGACTCAGAGCCTGCATTTCAGTTCACCCACGCCCTGGCCGCTCCTGCCCACCGCTGCGGCGGCCTGCGGGCGGCACAACCAGCCGCCGCCCAGCACGggtcccgctccccccgcccggctccaGCGGCGCGGGGCAGCAGGGCCGGGCCCGCAGAAGGATACTCCACGAAGCAGAAGCCGCAGGCGGTTTTCTTCACTTTGTCCAGCCCCATGATGACCTTCTTGATGTCGCCGCTCTTGCCGAAGAGCTCGTGGATCTGCTCCTCCGTGGTGTAGAAGGAGAGGTTCCCCACGTACAGCGTGCAGCTCTTCCTCAGCAGCCGCTCCTGGTCGTACCGCGTCCCCTGAGCCGCAACGACAGCGTTACCCCACGGCGGGCCCGGGCTCGGCCCCGGCCCAGGCGGAcagcgcggcccccgcccccggcagcagcggcggcgcccCGCTCACCCGGAAGTGCTGGTCCCGGTACTGGCTGAGGTCAGCGTAGGAGTCGCTGCGCAGGATGCTCAGCGTCCCGCCGGAGCACatggcggcgcggcccggccgcccctcaGCGCCTTCCCGCCCCTCAGCGCCCCCGCGCACGCGACCTGCGGCCGCCGGGCGGGCAGCCAATGGCGAGGCGGGCCCCGGCCCTCGCGAGAGCGGGCGGGGCGCGGGAGCGGCTCTCGCGAGAGCGGGCGGGGCGCGGCTCTCGCGAGAGCGGGCGCAGGATGGTGCTGCGGCGGGTGCTGTTCGCGCTCCTCAGCAACCCGCGGCTGATCGAGAAACTCTCCGAGTCGCGGCCCatccgcgccgccgcccgcctcaccGCCGCCGCCATCACCCGCGGGCAGCTCGGCGCCCGGCAGGCGGCGCGGGGCCTGGGACCCCGGCTGCTCCGCCTGCGCGACGCCTTCCTCGGGGAGCTCAAGGACggcgcccgggcgcggggctggccGTGGCCCCccgggcgcgggccgggccggagcggcCGCCCCGGAGCCGCGCCCTGACCGCCGCGCCGAGGGGGAGGCAGCTGCGGAGCCGCAGCCAGTGCAGgatcccaccagggaggaggaggaaaccgCCACCGCTTCCCTGCGCCAAGCGCAGGAGGACGAGTGCGTTAGAGCCGGCGGGTGAACGGGCCCGGGGCCTTGGTGACGGGCTCTTGGCGGCAGCCGGACCCCATCAGCCTCTCCTGAACCGGGCACGGTGCACGGGCGCGCAGCGCCAGCCACGGAGGACCCCAGCGTTACCCCGGCCTGCCTAACGCGGATCCCGAGCTGCGGACTTGGGCTGCTTTCCCATAGCCTATCGCCATGAGCGGTTCCTGAGTCCAGGCATGAACACGTGAAGCATGCTGCTTATTGGTGTGAtggattttcatttcaaagtcaGTTTACATTTTCCACAGTACTCAGTAACAGGCAGAAGGCAGACTCACATTAAACATCGTCCAGAATACTGTCAAGATTGTCACTTTAAGTGCTTGATaagaaacttgaaataaaaacaaatttctcaCCGGAGTTCCGTAACAATTTCTGTCTATACAACAGTAATATTCTACATTTACATTGCAACTTCAGTACAAAAAGAGCTCTAAATGTCGATGGTGATGGATAAGATAATCGCCTATTTTACAGGTAGGTAAAAGAGATTCAATAGCTATCCTAAAAGCACACCTCAAGTCTATGGTAGCAAGAAGGgtttcggggaaaaaaaagaccaatagAGCCATCCTAACTATAAATACGGAAAAAGATGTATTCATCATATGTGATGCACAGGGCTGGTTACAGAAGTTGCTGTATCTAACAACATGTGAGACTGAAGTAGTTAACCTTCCTTAATATCATGTTTCTCTATTTAGTCCAGCTGACTAGACGCTTAGTTAATTGGGGAGGATGATTTCCATTCTTTGTATCACTCCAGGTGAAAACTTTGCAAATTACGTGAGATAGAGTTTCCAGCATTGCTGGTAAAATTAAACCTCCCACCAACAAAGACTTAGGTGTGCCTGGATGGAAAAACTGGATCTATAGTGTAAATGATAAAGGTCTAGCTGGTGAGACAAAAGCAGTGTATTTTCAGTCTGAATTAGTATTTGCAGTCCAGGTTCTCTTCCTGGCTCTATCACAGGTTACCTGTGCAGGGGAGAAGTCATTGTGCCATGGGAATGGTG
The sequence above is a segment of the Calonectris borealis chromosome 9, bCalBor7.hap1.2, whole genome shotgun sequence genome. Coding sequences within it:
- the LOC142085871 gene encoding nuclear cap-binding protein subunit 2 isoform X3: MCSGGTLSILRSDSYADLSQYRDQHFRGTRYDQERLLRKSCTLYVGNLSFYTTEEQIHELFGKSGDIKKVIMGLDKVKKTACGFCFVEYYARGDAENAMRYINGTRLDDRIIRTDWDAGFKEGRQYGRGRSGGQVRDEYRQDYDAGRGGYGKTVQCQ
- the LOC142085871 gene encoding nuclear cap-binding protein subunit 2 isoform X2, which translates into the protein MCSGGTLSILRSDSYADLSQYRDQHFRGTRYDQERLLRKSCTLYVGNLSFYTTEEQIHELFGKSGDIKKVIMGLDKVKKTACGFCFVEYYARGDAENAMRYINGTRLDDRIIRTDWDAGFKEGRQYGRGRSGGQEHLRLHFQRVPLIGNRTAWNSFSRESLCRMESLGSSLHLCAVAKFG